A region of Candidatus Dependentiae bacterium DNA encodes the following proteins:
- a CDS encoding glycosyltransferase, translating into MSLNPIKRTLFSIKRFFVPYHDDEPSNTANPYAISFDKSMGKGSYYYEKCMKATKGVYTIASSPESASSLMAFFRSLYERNNLTTITPSSTLKIPTITHQIWVGNVFPKKFHAWRNSWLHHHPTWTHIFWTDNPINYGLGTLVEDIATLKTSLSQGTYAGQSIVVDIKHLDLYNQKYYDTTINLGEKTDILRYEIVYMLGGVYLDIDFECFKPLDLLHYCYDFYTGIQPLDETLALGAALFAGPPDHPILKKCVETIPTNQQHKNIIERTGPVHFTRAFRAVAADCPGTTIAFPARYFYPVGLRYGAPDPKNILSLLKPESFAVHHWAGSWVNIKWFFKK; encoded by the coding sequence ATGTCATTAAACCCCATCAAAAGAACATTGTTTTCCATCAAACGATTTTTTGTACCCTACCATGACGATGAACCCTCCAACACCGCCAATCCTTACGCTATAAGCTTTGACAAATCAATGGGCAAAGGATCTTACTACTACGAAAAATGCATGAAGGCGACAAAAGGTGTATACACTATCGCATCATCACCAGAATCAGCCAGTTCATTAATGGCATTTTTTCGATCGCTCTATGAGCGTAATAATCTCACCACTATCACGCCGAGTTCCACATTAAAAATTCCTACTATTACTCATCAAATATGGGTAGGCAATGTATTTCCTAAAAAGTTTCACGCATGGCGCAACAGCTGGCTACACCACCATCCAACATGGACACATATTTTCTGGACCGACAATCCAATCAACTACGGTCTGGGAACCCTAGTAGAAGATATTGCTACGCTAAAAACTAGCCTCTCTCAAGGTACCTATGCAGGACAATCTATTGTTGTTGATATCAAGCATCTCGACTTGTACAATCAAAAATATTATGACACAACAATAAACCTTGGCGAAAAAACAGACATCCTCAGATATGAAATCGTGTATATGTTAGGCGGCGTTTATCTTGATATCGATTTTGAATGTTTTAAACCACTCGACCTACTGCACTACTGTTATGATTTTTACACTGGCATTCAACCACTGGACGAAACACTAGCCCTGGGCGCTGCACTCTTTGCAGGACCTCCTGATCATCCCATACTAAAAAAATGCGTAGAAACTATACCTACTAACCAACAGCACAAAAATATTATTGAACGCACCGGCCCGGTACATTTTACGCGAGCATTTCGCGCCGTGGCTGCCGATTGTCCCGGCACAACTATTGCGTTTCCAGCACGGTACTTTTATCCGGTTGGCTTACGCTATGGTGCACCTGACCCCAAAAATATTCTTTCCTTACTTAAGCCAGAATCATTTGCTGTGCATCACTGGGCAGGTAGCTGGGTGAATATTAAGTGGTTTTTTAAAAAATAA